One window of Trichoderma breve strain T069 chromosome 3, whole genome shotgun sequence genomic DNA carries:
- a CDS encoding FYVE zinc finger domain-containing protein, with amino-acid sequence MASQQGGPSARAPHDHDAREASPSADAILDAPYSSDEEPSPHGLSCRWRTSEFYDQECCRYFDCPSHLVERRLSVDDTGEPSLPRESVVEVAEARQGSISPRTSIEDEHPVPDHDGTTAEPQQRDDETLIADTSAPLSSLSSGLAAEREAVSATRAASAANPTALPARTSSLPIRTRVPSRSIDLQSSDPLGSDIWGESSDHGGRAFTASASATDLSGSSSPRMSARDQLSAVYGADTNEGSGLLQSLFGPPERERERERERTGSVVLPRWQPDAEVTYCPICRTQFSIFVRKHHCRKCGRVVCNSCSPHRIIIPHQFIVRAPGSEVPLPPALLYGSGASYVDMNGLSGGERVRLCNPCVPDPNTAPPQSPTSPALSPREARRRSRTSLGAGYPAPPPVNRYGGVFAAGQSNDPYQFYTSRTRSITMDPTGQRAGGASSSSSSSRRRSAHYEVASINRLMAAGPSPFSMPNQHHIHRRRLTGESGSSSRQRALPPPPQIAEEDECPICHLELPSRELPNFEALRESHITSCIQSHSTYGSPRGASDGAAPLPPPRRTGMYTYPATEKDCIDDAECTICLEEFTVGIPMARLECLCRFHRSCISAWFVNHPGRCPVHQHDGFGY; translated from the exons ATGGCTAGCCAGCAAGGTGGACCGAGCGCCCGAGCGCCCCATGATCATGATGCAAGGGAGGCGAGTCCCAGTGCGGATGCGATACTCGACGCACCATATTCGAGCGACGAAGAACCAAGTCCCCATGGCCTCTCCTGTCGCTGGAGAACATCGGAATTCTACGACCAAGAGTGTTGCCGATACTTCGACTGTCCCTCTCATCTCGTTGAGAGGCGGCTTTCTGTCGATGATACCGGCGAACCCAGCCTTCCGAGAGAGAGCGTCGTCGAGGTGGCAGAAGCTCGACAAGGTAGCATCTCCCCGAGGACTTCTATCGAAGACGAGCATCCGGTACCTGACCACGACGGCACCACGGCCGAGCCACAACAGAGAGACGACGAAACTCTGATTGCTGATACTTCAGCGCCACTATCGAGCTTATCATCTGGGTTAGCTgccgagagagaggctgtgAGCGCGACGAGGGCTGCATCAGCAGCGAATCCCACAGCCCTCCCTGCCAGAACATCGTCCTTACCGATCCGCACTCGCGTTCCTTCTAGAAGCATTGACTTGCAATCTAGCGATCCGTTGGGTAGTGATATCTGGGGCGAGTCCTCTGATCACGGCGGTCGAGCATTTACGGCCAGCGCATCGGCAACGGATTTGTCAGGCAGCAGCTCACCCAGAATGTCTGCTCGGGATCAGCTATCTGCCGTGTATGGCGCTGATACGAATGAAGGCAGCGGCTTACTTCAGTCACTGTTCGGACCACCTGAGCGCGAGCGCgagcgtgagcgtgagcgCACAGGATCAGTTGTTCTTCCTAGGTGGCAACCGGATGCCGAGGTGACATACTGCCCTATTTGCCGCACTCAGTTTAGTATCTTTGTGCGCAAACATCATTGCAG AAAATGTGGGAGAGTCGTTTGCAACTCTTGCTCACCCCATAGGATCATTATTCCGCACCAATTTATTGTTAGAGCGCCTGGCTCAGAAGTACCGCTTCCCCCGGCACTGCTCTACGGCTCGGGTGCGAGCTATGTCGATATGAATGGACTCTCCGGGGGCGAGCGAGTGCGCCTCTGCAACCCGTGCGTCCCTGATCCCAATACTGCACCTCCACAAAGTCCAACTTCTCCTGCCCTTTCGCCGCGTGAGGCACGACGCAGGTCCCGGACCAGCCTAGGGGCCGGATATCCTGCTCCGCCTCCTGTAAATCGATACGGAGGAGTTTTTGCGGCTGGCCAGAGCAATGATCCTTATCAGTTCTACACCTCTAGGACAAGGAGTATCACCATG GATCCAACTGGACAAAGGGCAGGAGGTgcttcgtcctcttcctcctcctcacgTAGGCGCAGCGCCCATTACGAAGTGGCATCCATTAATCGGCTGATGGCGGCTGGACCATCGCCTTTCAGTATGCCAAACCAGCACCATATCCATCGACGTCGTTTAACTGGAGAGTCCGGGTCATCGTCACGGCAGCGTGCTTTACCCCCTCCTCCACAGATTGCGGAAGAGGATGAGTGCCCCATTTGCCACTTGGAGCTGCCATCTCGGGAACTGCCGAATTTTGAGGCTCTTCGAGAGTCGCATATTACTTCCTGTATCCAATCACACAGCACATATGGCAGTCCTCGTGGGGCATCGGACGGCGCTGCACCGCTCCCCCCTCCCAGGCGCACTGGCATGTATACGTATCCCGCCACGGAGAAGGACTGCATTGATGACGCAGAATGCACCATCTGCTTAGAGGAGTTTACCGTCGGCATTCCCATGGCGCGGCTTGAGTGCCTTTGTCGGTTTCACCGGTCTTGTATTTCAGCCTGGTTTGTCAATCATCCGGGGAGATGTCCCGTGCATCAACACGACGGATTCGGGTACTAG
- a CDS encoding major facilitator superfamily domain-containing protein: MAVQDDIIAPALDPQAEESFEEKEKTRKRTLGNLRLVHPETNAVILVPTPSSDPNDPLNWSPWRKYYVAGVLCLTMAMSNFLAAGPAIAVPATAADFFPDSLADGTFVTSAIPKTAYFFTTTSLLIGLGNIIWVPVANKWGRRPVFLAGRILMGFGAGAAETLAPITIADIFFLHERGRIMSAYTCFLSIGASGGLVISGLITIHHTWRTIYQVGSALIGFVLLALLFTVPETSYSRIEDYSSPPADTPSDLSTSTTTQGELSSPKKMSYFETLLVFKAASTKENLFKMMIRPFGLIVLPPVLWSALALAVTIGFLVAVSSNSASAFNTTYGFASYQVGLCYIAGVIGSLLGLPAGGHLGDKVADILTKRNGGIREPEMRLPAVMISAITAPLALVLYGVGIQYKLHWICPTIGIGLLNFSITQANTICIVYVIDSYRPVAGEITLAVTGFKALFAFFLSFETNPWINLSGYRDAFGAMAGIAGGVLIMWIPLYFWGKKIRHYSWKWRVISFIHWDNDREVGE; encoded by the exons ATGGCTGTCCAAGACGATATCATAGCTCCAGCGCTGGATCCACAGGCTGAAGAATCCTtcgaagaaaaagaaaagacccGAAAGAGGACGCTCGGCAATCTACGCCTTGTTCATCCAGAGACGAATGCCGTGATCCTGGTTCCCACGCCGTCCTCCGATCCCAACGACCCCTTAAACTG GTCACCATGGCGCAAGTACTACGTCGCCGGGGTTCTTTGCTTGACGATGGCCATGTCCAATTTTCTTGCCGCCGGGCCGGCTATCGCGGTGCCGGCGACGGCAGCCGATTTCTTCCCAGATTCCTTGGCTGATGGCACCTTTGTCACGTCCGCCATTCCAAAGACGGCCTacttcttcaccaccacGTCTCTGCTGATAGGACTGGGCAACATCATCTGGGTGCCTGTGGCCAACAAATGGGGCCGCCGGCCAGT GTTTCTGGCAGGCCGAATCCTCATGGGATTCGGTGCCGGTGCAGCGGAGACGCTTGCTCCCATTACCAttgccgacatcttctttctccaCGAAAGAGGCAGGATCATGTCCGCGTACACCTGCTTCTTATCCATAGGGGCATCGGGAGGATTGGTGATTTCCGGCCTCATCACGATTCATCATACTTGGCGAACTATCTATCAGGTTGGCTCTGCCTTGATtggctttgttcttcttgctctACTCTTTACTGTGCCCGAGACCAGCTACTCTCGGATCGAAGATTATAGCTCGCCTCCTGCAGATACACCTAGTGATCTATCAACTTCAACTACGACCCAAGGAGAGCTGTCTTccccgaagaagatgagctATTTCGAAACCCTATTAGTATTCAAGGCCGCAAGCACCAAGGAGAACCtcttcaagatgatgattcgCCCCTTTGGCCTCATTGTCCTTCCACCGGTGCTGTGGTCTGCTCTTGCCCTGGCCGTTACTATCGGGTTTCTCGTGGCGGTTTCGTCTAACTCAGCCTCGGCATTTAATACGACGTATGGCTTTGCATCTTACCAGGTTGGACTTTGCTATATTGCTGGCGTGATTGGCTCTTTACTAGGGCTACCTGCAGGAGGACACCTTGGGGATAAGGTTGCAGATATTCTAACAAAGAGAAACGGCGGTATTCGAGAACCTGAAATGCGGCTACCAGCAGTCATGATATCTGCAATCACCGCCCCGCTTGCTCTGGTCCTCTATGGCGTCGGTATCCAGTACAAGCTTCACTGGATATGTCCAACCATAGGAATAGGTCTCC TCAATTTCTCCATCACGCAAGCCAACACGATTTGTATCGTCTATGTCATTGACTCGTACCGGCCGGTTGCAGGTGAAATTACTCTGGCAGTTACAGGATTCAAAG CCCTgtttgccttcttcctctcctttgAAACAAACCCTTGGATCAATCTATCTGGCTACCGGGACGCGTTTGGAGCCATGGCGGGAATTGCGGGGGGAGTCCTCATTATGTGGATCCCGTTGTATTTCTGGGGAAAGAAAATTAGACATTACTCGTGGAAATGGAGAGTCATCTCTTTCATACACTGGGATAATGATCGCGAAGTGGGCGAATAA